From the genome of Xyrauchen texanus isolate HMW12.3.18 chromosome 22, RBS_HiC_50CHRs, whole genome shotgun sequence, one region includes:
- the LOC127662833 gene encoding sprouty-related, EVH1 domain-containing protein 1-like — protein sequence MSEESNPNRDESYARVRAVVMTRDDSSGGWLPLGGGGLSCVSVHRVNRPDTDGTDSQEFLIHGERLKDKTVVLECSIKRDLVYNKVNPIFHHWRIDNKKFGLTFQSPADARAFDRGIRRAMEDIKPGCPLYSDTDAPDDASSRAKQESPSLCMPVRDVFSPKAFRGSYVRAEPFDESYTANRRYLPPHQVSFNTIRHVSFQMDDEEIVRINPRKDVLIRGYEDYRHPVLWKQDTEREELGFNGTISKTDGKKCEYLYPEGSESAKDSIKTQQPSPLLKSKASRRRREDGERSRCIYCREMFNREDNWRGQCQDAPDPIRQCIYKLSCMQCAESMLYHCMSDSEGDFSDPCSCDTSEDQFCVRWLALLGLSLVAPCMCCYPPLRACHRCGEACHCCGGKHKAAG from the exons TGAGAGTTATGCACGAGTGAGAGCGGTGGTGATGACGCgagatgactccagtggtgggTGGCTTCCTCTGGGCGGCGGAGGTCTCAGCTGCGTCTCCGTCCACAGAGTCAATCGGCCAGACACGGATGGCACCGACTCGCAGGAGTTCCTCATCCACGGAGAACGGCTCAAAGACAAAACG gtggtgctggagtgCAGTATCAAGAGGGATTTGGTGTACAATAAAGTGAACCCGATCTTCCACCACTGGAGAATTGACAACAAGAAGTTTGGACTGACCTTCCAGAGTCCAGCAGACGCCAGAGCCTTCGACAGAGGAATACGGCGAGCCATGGAGGACATTAAACCAG GCTGCCCACTGTACAGCGACACAGACGCTCCTGACGACGCATCATCACGG GCCAAACAGGAGTCTCCGTCTTTGTGTATGCCGGTGCGAGACGTCTTCTCTCCAAAAGCATTCCGAGGATCTTACGTTCGAGCCGAGCCGTTCGATGAGAGTTACACTGCCAACCGCCGATATCTGCCGCCACATCAG GTTTCCTTCAACACAATCCGTCACGTAAGCTTTCAGATGGACGACGAGGAGATCGTTCGCATTAATCCCCGTAAGGACGTTCTGATCCGAGGCTACGAGGACTACCGTCACCCCGTCCTGTGGAAACAAGACACCGAGCGTGAGGAATTGGGCTTCAACGGCACCATCTCCAAAACGGATGGGAAGAAGTGCGAGTATCTTTACCCAGAGGGCTCTGAGAGTGCCAAAGACTCCATAAAGACTCAGCAGCCATCGCCGCTGCTCAAGTCCAAGGCGTCCCGGCGGCGGCGCGAGGACGGCGAGCGCTCGCGCTGCATTTACTGTCGTGAGATGTTCAATCGTGAGGACAACTGGCGCGGCCAGTGTCAGGACGCGCCCGACCCCATCAGACAGTGCATCTACAAGCTGAGCTGCATGCAGTGTGCCGAGAGCATGCTGTACCACTGCATGTCTGACTCGGAGGGCGACTTCTCAGACCCGTGCTCCTGCGACACCAGCGAGGACCAGTTCTGCGTGCGCTGGCTCGCTCTGCTCGGCCTGTCGCTCGTCGCACCCTGCATGTGCTGCTACCCGCCGCTGCGTGCATGTCACCGCTGCGGGGAGGCGTGTCACTGCTGCGGCGGCAAACACAAGGCTGCAGGGTGA